The Sesamum indicum cultivar Zhongzhi No. 13 linkage group LG2, S_indicum_v1.0, whole genome shotgun sequence genome contains a region encoding:
- the LOC105155410 gene encoding polygalacturonase-like isoform X1 has protein sequence MAINFITILLFLPLLAINVNAQGPMTYDITKYGAKSGGDISQALMDAWKEACNSTSPSTIVIPRGTWSLSQVKLLGPNKAPLELQVQGILQANPNPGQLPNKEGEWITINYVNYFTLSGGGVFDGQGQQAWKQNDCHKNRNCAKLPMNLSFNFVNNSIIRDVTTKDSKNFHVNCIGSHNVTFLRFTVSAPGDSPNTDGIHLGRDTMINIKDSIIKTGDDCVSIGDESKEIHIQNVTCGPGHGISVGSLGGYAEEKDVQGIFVTNCTFIGTQNGVRVKTWPSAPAQLTVSDLHFEDLIMDNVSSPIIIDQEYCPHNLCKKDRPSSIKISNVSIKNVRGTTNSAEAVTLICSGLKPCENVEVGDIDLTYNGNQGPITTKCMNVKPKFVGKQNPPVCATTAKSA, from the exons ATGGCAATAAACTTCATTACAATTCTCTTATTTTTGCCTTTGTTGGCAATAAATGTTAACGCTCAGGGGCCCATGACATATGATATCACAAAGTATGGTGCAAAATCTGGTGGAGATATCAGTCAG GCTCTAATGGACGCTTGGAAGGAGGCATGCAATTCAACTTCCCCAAGCACAATAGTGATACCACGAGGAACCTGGTCTCTTAGTCAAGTGAAATTATTAGGCCCCAATAAGGCTCCTCTCGAGCTTCAAGTCCAAGGAATCTTGCAAGCCAATCCTAATCCCGGTCAATTGCCTAATAAAGAAGGTGAATGGATTACTATCAATTATGTCAATTATTTCACCCTATCAGGTGGTGGAGTATTTGATGGTCAAGGACAACAAGCCTGGAAGCAAAACGATTGccacaaaaatagaaattgtgCCAAGCTTCCCATG AATCTTAGCTTCAATTTCGTCAACAACTCCATAATTCGTGATGTGACCACGAAAGATAGCAAGAATTTCCACGTGAATTGTATAGGGAGCCATAATGTGACGTTCCTCCGATTCACAGTTTCAGCGCCAGGAGATAGCCCAAACACTGATGGTATCCATCTGGGTCGTGACACGATGATCAATATCAAAGATTCCATCATAAAAACAGGAGATGATTGTGTCTCAATTGGAGACGAGTCCAAAGAAATTCACATCCAAAATGTAACTTGTGGTCCAGGACACGGTATTAGCGTTGGAAGTCTTGGTGGTTATGCAGAAGAAAAGGATGTGCAGGGGATATTTGTGACAAACTGCACCTTCATTGGCACACAAAATGGCGTCAGGGTGAAGACATGGCCCTCTGCCCCAGCACAGTTGACTGTTAGTGATTTGCATTTTGAAGATTTAATCATGGATAATGTTAGCAGTCCCATTATCATTGATCAAGAATATTGTCCACACAATCTTTGCAAAAAAGAT AGACCATCGTCTATCAAGATTAGCAACGTCAGCATTAAGAATGTACGGGGCACGACAAATAGTGCAGAGGCGGTGACGCTTATTTGTAGTGGTCTTAAGCCATGCGAGAATGTAGAGGTGGGTGACATTGATCTTACATATAATGGAAATCAAGGTCCTATCACCACCAAAT
- the LOC105155410 gene encoding polygalacturonase-like isoform X2, which yields MAINFITILFFLPLLAINVNAQGPMTYDITKYGAKSGGDISQALMDAWKEACNSTSPSTIVIPRGTWSLSQVKLLGPNKAPLELQVQGILQANPNPGQLPNKEGEWITINYVNYFTLSGGGVFDGQGQQAWKQNDCHKNRNCAKLPMNLSFNFVNNSIIRDVTTKDSKNFHVNCIGSHNVTFLRFTVSAPGDSPNTDGIHLGRDTMINIKDSIIKTGDDCVSIGDESKEIHIQNVTCGPGHGISVGSLGGYAEEKDVQGIFVTNCTFIGTQNGVRVKTWPSAPAQLTVSDLHFEDLIMDNVSSPIIIDQEYCPHNLCKKDRPSSIKISNVSIKNVRGTTNSAEAVTLICSGLKPCENVEVGDIDLTYNGNQGPITTKCMNVKPKFVGKQNPPVCATTAKSA from the exons ATGGCAATAAACTTCATTacaattctcttctttttgcCTTTGTTGGCAATAAATGTTAACGCTCAGGGGCCCATGACATATGATATCACAAAGTATGGTGCAAAATCTGGTGGAGATATCAGTCAG GCTCTAATGGACGCTTGGAAGGAGGCATGCAATTCAACTTCCCCAAGCACAATAGTGATACCACGAGGAACCTGGTCTCTTAGTCAAGTGAAATTATTAGGCCCCAATAAGGCTCCTCTCGAGCTTCAAGTCCAAGGAATCTTGCAAGCCAATCCTAATCCCGGTCAATTGCCTAATAAAGAAGGTGAATGGATTACTATCAATTATGTCAATTATTTCACCCTATCAGGTGGTGGAGTATTTGATGGTCAAGGACAACAAGCCTGGAAGCAAAACGATTGccacaaaaatagaaattgtgCCAAGCTTCCCATG AATCTTAGCTTCAATTTCGTCAACAACTCCATAATTCGTGATGTGACCACGAAAGATAGCAAGAATTTCCACGTGAATTGTATAGGGAGCCATAATGTGACGTTCCTCCGATTCACAGTTTCAGCGCCAGGAGATAGCCCAAACACTGATGGTATCCATCTGGGTCGTGACACGATGATCAATATCAAAGATTCCATCATAAAAACAGGAGATGATTGTGTCTCAATTGGAGACGAGTCCAAAGAAATTCACATCCAAAATGTAACTTGTGGTCCAGGACACGGTATTAGCGTTGGAAGTCTTGGTGGTTATGCAGAAGAAAAGGATGTGCAGGGGATATTTGTGACAAACTGCACCTTCATTGGCACACAAAATGGCGTCAGGGTGAAGACATGGCCCTCTGCCCCAGCACAGTTGACTGTTAGTGATTTGCATTTTGAAGATTTAATCATGGATAATGTTAGCAGTCCCATTATCATTGATCAAGAATATTGTCCACACAATCTTTGCAAAAAAGAT AGACCATCGTCTATCAAGATTAGCAACGTCAGCATTAAGAATGTACGGGGCACGACAAATAGTGCAGAGGCGGTGACGCTTATTTGTAGTGGTCTTAAGCCATGCGAGAATGTAGAGGTGGGTGACATTGATCTTACATATAATGGAAATCAAGGTCCTATCACCACCAAAT